In Streptomyces sp. HUAS ZL42, the DNA window GTCGAGTCCGTCGGGGACCAGCGCCGGGTCGGCGTACTCCCGGTAGGCCTCGTCCACGACGATCAGCACGTGCTCCGGCACCCGGTCCGCGAAGTCGCGCAGCGCGCGCTCGCCGACCGCGGTCGAGGTGGGGTTGTTCGGGTTGCAGACGAAGACCAGCCGGGTCCGGTCGGTGACCGCCGCCGCCATGGCGTCGAGGTCCAGCGCGTGATCACGCAACGGGACCCTGACCGCCGTACCGCCCGCGACCGCCGTGAGGATCGGGTACGCCTCGAAGGACCGCCAGCCGAAGACGGCCTCGTCTCCCGGTCCGACGACCGCGTGCAGCAGTTGACCGCAGACCTCGGAGGATCCGGCGCCCACCGCGATCCGCTCCGGTTCGACGCCGTGGTGCCGGGCGATGGCACGGACGAGCGAATCGGCGCTCATGTCGGGGTACCGGGACACACCACCGGCCAGCTCGGCGAGCCGGCCGGCGACGCCCGGCAGCAGCCCGTACGGGGATTCGTTGCTGGCCAGGGCGGCCGCGCCGGGCAGCTTGCGGCCCGGGACGTAGGCGGGCAGCTCCGCCAGGGAGGAACGGACACGCACCATGCTCGACTCGCTTCTCAAGCGGTGGGCGCCCGGGGCCGTGCCTCCGGGCACTTTGACAGTGAAATCGTGAAGAGTGGACGACAAATGCTCAACCATTTGGAGAATTCGGCGACGGATCGCCGAGATCCTCCCATTCGGGCGGCAAGTCGTCTCCCTACTGGTGAGTCCGGTACCCCTGGGCGAGACGGACTGCGCGACCACCGGCGGACCCGTACTCGCAGTCGATGATCACAAATCGGCGACATGGCGCTTCCGGCGCCCCGGCCACCCGCCCGATCCCCGAAGACTGCTCTCCGCCCACTCGCCGAGGCATCCGCGCCTCGCCCGCTCCGATCGAGGGAGATCATGTCCAGGACGCCCATCGCACATCTGTCGCTGACGACGCTGGCAGTGGCTCTCGCGCTGCTGGCGGCCGGATGTGCGGGAACGGCCGACGGCGCGGAGACCGGCGGCTGCCGCGACAACGGCGGCTGGTCTGCTCCGGAACGGGCGCAGTGGCTGCGCCCGGCCGTGTCGTTCGACGACGCGGCGACCGGCGAGGACGCGGCCGTCAGGATCCGCCCCCGAACCTCGGACCACGGTGAGCCGCTGTGCCGACCCGTCACCGTGCAGGTCGAGTTCTGGCGGCTCACCGCCACGGGGGCGGATGCCGAACTGAGCGCCGCGCAGCGCCTCCGGCTGGGCACCGACGGAACCGAGGACCAGCGCATCGGCTTCCCTCCGGGCCTCTCCGCGGACAGGCGCGGGGCCTGCACCGGCGTCCTCATGGCGGCGTACGTGGACGATCCCCTCACGGACGCCGAACTGCCCGGGGAATCAGGCCACTTGGCGGCCGCCGGGACCAAGGACGTCGAGTTCGGGACCGACCGGATCACCGCGTATCGGCTCGTCCCGCCGTCGGCGCCGGAAACGTGCGGCGTGGACGGGGACGGCGAGGCCGATGCGGAGACCACGACCGCCCCACCCGCGACATCGAACCCGTGGGGTGCCTACCATCCGTGACCGGGCCCGGCCGCCCGGCCGGGGGTGATGGGGAAGGGCCGGTTGGCCGAGGGCGGCTCAGCAGCGTGGAACGGGCTTGCTGTACGTGGTGTTGCTGGGCGTGGCCACATAGTAGTCCGACACGTAGTGACCGTTGTCGAGCCTGTCCCAGACCTTGGTCGTGCCCACCGCCGAACCGGCGCGCTGGCAGGTGACCCACGCCAGCGCCCCGCCCGGCGAGGTGCCGACGGCGGCGTACCCGGTGCCGGGACCGCTGCGTTCGGTCAGGCCGCCCGCGGAGGTCACCTGGTAGGGATAGGTACAGCGGGGCAGGGGCGCGCTGTAACCCGTCTTGGACGGTGTGCCGACGTAGTAGTCCGAGACGTAGGTGCCGGTGCTGAGTTTGTCCCAGACGGACGTGGTGCCGACCTTGGATCCGGCCGTCTGGCAGACGATCTTCACCGACGAGCCCGGCGCGTACGTCGCGGCCACGGGGTAACTCGTCGAGGGGCCGGTGCGCCCGTTGAGCGTCGTGGAGCTGGTCACCTTGTAGGGGTACGCGACCGTGGCGACGGGAGCGTCGAGCCGGTCGGTGTCGATGTTCAGGGTGACTCCGCCGTAGGTCTCGTCATGGCCGCCGCGATACTGCTTGGCACGCTGGTGGACGGCCCACTTGGAGTCGGCGATGCCGGTCCAGCCCTTGAGGGAGTCGACGCCGTCGTAACGCGCGATCCACAAGGCGTCCGGCCGTGCGTACGCCGTCGAGGTGTAGACGTCGGCGAGCTGCTTGGCGCCGAGGTTGAGGTTCATGTAGACGCCGGAGACGTAGCCGAGCCGGTGCAGTTCCTTCGTCCAGGCGGAGACGTAGGTCAGCACGGCTGTGCGGCACACGCTGTCGGTCTGGCTGTAGTGCTCGATGTCGTTGTAGAGGGCGCTGCCGGGCAGCATGCCCAGGGCCTTGGCCGCCGTGACCGCCTGGGTGGCCGCGGCGGTGCCCTGGGAGCGGGCGGTCGCCGGACTCGTGCTGATCTTGGCGTCGGTCGGGCGGGCTCCACAGGGAGGTTGCAGGCCCTTGTGGATGGGCAGCAGGCGCCACTTCAGCCGCGACGCGGAGGCCACCCACGCCGCGGTCAACTGCGGCTGGGCGCAGGTGCGGTTGACGCCGGAGACGTAGACGCCGAGGGCGCGGTACGGCGAGGCGTTCCAGGCCGTCAGCGTGGCCAGTGGCGGGGCCGTACACGCGTCGAAGGCGAGTCCGGAATACCGGGTGGCACTCGCGCCGGCCGGATAGCCGACCGGCGTGGCCGGCTCGGCGGCGGCGACGGGGGCGAAGGCCAGGGCGACGGTGCCGCCGAGCACGCAGGCGGACGAGGCGGCGAGGAATCTTCGCAGGACAGGGTGCGGGTGCGGCATGGCAACCCCCTGGGCGGATCGGTGGAGTTGCCGTCAGACTCCGCATGTGTGCCGCTCGCGGCCAGGGGCCGACCGGCCCCATCCGTGGCCCGCTGGGCCCTGCCTCCCCTGCGGGGGACGGAGTGTGACCCGGGGTCAGGGGTGCTGCGCGAGCGGTGGGAGCCGGGGCGGGCTCAGCCGCCCGCCGTCGCATGCGCCGACGGCGGCGGACATCGTGAGCGAGCACACCCCCGCTGAGGCAGCTCAGACGAGTGCACGCTCCGGTGTGCAGAAGTGACGGCGCACCCGCCGCAGCCACGCCTCGGCGGCGGCCTCGTTCGGCCGCTCGGGCAGCACGCTGCGCGTCTCGGCGAAGGCGTCCTCGAACCGGCGCAGCAGCGGAAGCGCGGCTTCCGGATCGGCGGCGACCTCCTCGCCGAATCGGTGGTAGCCGTCGGGGTCCTCCACCCGCACGGTCAACCGCCCGGTCGCGTAGAGCTCGTAGCCCTGCGTGCACAGGCGCCTGAGGTGGCGAGCGTGTTTTGCCGCGCGTCGACGACGCCGTTCATCTTCGGACCCCGTACCCGAGGACGACCCGGCACCACGGTCGTACAGCCGCCTGAACTGCTGGGTGGCGTAACCGAGGTAGGCGTCGCGCACCCGCCGGGCGCTGAGGAGGGACGTGCGGATGCCGATCAGCTCGTCACCGAGCGGGGTGCGCACCTCGTACATCTCGTCGGGCAGCCACACCAGTTCCATGACGGTCGGGTTGCCGCCGAGGGCGAGCCGGCACCACTTGCCGGCCTCGTGCAGCGTACGGTCCGGTGCGGTGGTGACGTGGGACTCCTTCGGTGCGTGCAGGCCGTGCAGTTCCTCGGTGGGCGCCGCGAACAGGCCGAGCCGGTCGATGTCGGAGCCCTCGCGGGCCAGGCCGTACGCGGTCGAGCCGACGACGCCGGACAGCAGGATGTTCTTGACGGTCACGGTTGCCCCCCGGTGGTGTTCTCGCACCCCCGTACGCGGGGGCGGGACCGCCATGATGCCGCGCCCCGCTCCCCGGCCACCTCGTATTTTTCGGCGCGTGCGCGGCACCTCCGAGTTGCAGGGGCCCGGAGGCCGGTGTGCGGTGGAGGCCCGGCGCCGGCAGGAGAGGATGCCCACCATGGCCGAGGAACAGCCGGGCGCGGTGTCCGAGACCTTCACCTTCGCCTGCCGAAGCTGCGGGCACGCCTGGCAGGCCGCGTTCCAGGTCGTGTTCTTCACCGACCCCCTGGACGCCACGGGGCTCACGACGCAGGAGTACGTCGACGAGGCGGGCCGGGCGATCAGGTCGCCGCTGGCGGACGCGGTGTGCCCCGAGTGCGGTGGACGGAGGGTCCGGGTGTCCGCGTGACGAACGGCGTTCGCGCACTCGCCGCGAGGAACGGGCCGGGCTCACCCGTACGGCCGCGTGCGCTGGTCCGCCGCCCGGCCCGGTGGTGCCGTGGGAGAGAGACCCGGGAGCAGCACCACGTCCTCTGGAGGCATCCGCGATGACCCCTCGTCCGTCCCGCCGGCCCGCCCGTCTCTTCGCCACGGCGCTGGCCGCGGGCACGCTGTTGACCACGGGGGCCTGCTCCGACGGGGACGGCGGTGACACGGGCGCGTCCGACGTCGCGGCCTCCCCCGTGGCCGAGCAGACCGGCACCGCGTCGCCCGACACTCCCCTCACCGCGCAGGGCGCACAGACGGCGCTGGTCACCGAGGGCGACCTGGAGGACGACTGGAACCAGGTGAAGGACGCGGCCACCTGGCGGGACTCGCTGCTGATCGGCAAGGTGGACACGGCCGACTTCCTCACCGGCAAGGCGCAGGCCGCCGACTGCCAGCGCCTGCTCGACTCGCTGTACGACGACGACCTCCTCGGCAAGCCGTCCGGGGCGTCGGCGCTCACCGGCTTCCAGCAGGGCGACGCCCGCCTTCTCTACCAGGTCGCCGCATACAGCGGGGACGACCTGGACGACTCGTGGTCCTGGCTGAAGTCGCTGCCGACCGAGTGCGACCAGTTCACCGCGACCGGCGACGGGGGCGAGCGGACCGTCCAGGTGGTGACGGCCTCTCTGCCGAAGGAGGGCGACGCCCGGCAGGGCCTGACGGTGACGGTGAAGGGCACGTCGGACGGCTCCCCCGTCACCCTGACCCTGGACGTCGCGGCCGTACGCGTCGGCGACGACGCGATCACGGTCACCAACGGCGGCCTCGGCGGAGCCGACCACGACAGCACCGAGACGGCGGTGCAACAGGGCACCCAGCGGCTGAAGGACGTACTCGCCGGCAAGACGCCCGCCTCCGAGCCCAGTGAATTCGACTGATGTCCCGCCGCGTCGCTACCAGGTACGCCCGGCACTCAGCAGCAGCTCGCGCACCCGGGCCACATCCGGGTTCTCCGAGGCGCCGGGCCGCTGGACGAGGAACGACGTGTTGATCGGCGGGTCCTCGGGCTCGTGGAGCGGCACGAGGGCGCCGGACGCCAGCTCGTCGAGGCAGAGGTAGCGGGGCAGCACGGTGAAGCCCGCGCCCGCGACCACGGCGGACAGGACCCCGCGCAGATCGGGCACGGTCATGGCGGCGGGGCACGAGAGCCGGCGGCCGAAGACGTGCCGCCAGTAGCGGCGGGCGATGGGAAGGTCCTCGGCGTACGAGACCAGCGGCACGGAGTGCAGCACAGCGGGCGCGTCGGCGGGCGGCCGCTCCTTCAGCCGCTCCGCCCACACGGGCGCGGCGACCAGCACGAACTCCTCGTCGGCCAGAGGGACGGCGGTGAGTGTGCGGCCGCGCGGGCGGATGGTGGAGATCACCAGGTCGTGGCGGCCCGAGCGCAGTTCGTCGAGGAGCGGCTCGGTCAGCCCCATGGCCACACGCAGCCGGACGCCCTCCGCCACCAGGGGCGCCAGGGCGGGCAGGGCCCGGGTGCACAGGACCTCGGCGGGCCCGGCGAGGTGGACCGGATCCGCGGGGCGGCCCGCGACCGGGTCCGGTCCCGCCACCGTTGCGAGCTCGTCGAGCGGGGCCGCGACACGGGCCGCCAGTTCGTCGGCGACGGCCGTCGGTGCGACGCCCCGCGGGAGCCGCTCGAACAGTTCCCGGCCGGCCTGCCGCTCCAGCGTCCGCATCTGCGTCGTCACCGTGGGCTGCGAGAGCCCGAGGAGCTGGGCGGCGCCGGTGAAGGAACCGGACCGGTAGACCGCGAGGAAGGTGCGCAGCAGGTTCAGGTCCAGCTGGTGCACGGTGCCGGCGGCGGCCGGTGGCACGGGGGCGTTGCTCTCCACCCGTCCGAGTATTCCCCGAGACCCATAGAGGATCCAATGCCGGACATTGGATCCTTCATTGGCTACCTATGGCTCTTCGTCCTACGGTCGATCACATCGGACCACAACCCCTCGGAGAAACAACGATGTCGAAGATCCTGTTCGTGATGACCGGCGCCGACCACTGGACGCTCGCCGACGGCACCAAGCACCCCACCGGCTTCTGGGCCGAGGAGGCGGTCACCCCGTACGAGGCGTTCAAGGCCGCCGGGCACGAGATCGTCGTCGCCACCCCGGGCGGGGTCGTGCCGCCCGTCGACAAGGGCAGCCTCGCCGCCGAGTACAACGGCGGCCAGGAGAACGCCGACCGGGTGGCGGGCACACTCGCCGGGATGACCGAGCTGCAGCACCCGGTCCGCCTCGAGGACGTGCACCTCGACGACTACGCGGCCGTCTTCTACCCCGGTGGTCACGGCCCCATGGAGGACCTGGCCGTCGACGCCACCTCCGGCAGGCTGCTCGTCGACGCCCTGGACTCCGGCAGGCCGCTCGGCGTGGTCTGCCACGGCCCCGCCGCGCTGCTCGCGGCCGAGAAGGACGGCGCGAACGCGTTCGCGGGCTACCGGGTGGCCGCGTTCACCAACGCGGAGGAGATCCAGGGCGGCCTCGCCGGCAAGGCGCGGTGGCTCCTGCAGGACCGCCTCACCGAGGCGGGCGTCGAGGTCCAGGTGGGCGAGCCGTGGTCCCCGCACGTGATCGTCGACCGCAACCTCGTGACGGGCCAGAACCCGGCCTCGTCGGCCGCGCTCGCCGAGGAGCTGCTGAAGAAGCTGGCCTGACGGCTGCCTGTGAGCTTGGTCCCAACCGGTGTGGAAGGAGAGCCGGTTGGGCAGCCCCATGCGGGAAACTTCAGAAGGGGCGTTCTGTGGGGGGAGCATTGGGCAAGTCAGCCGCTGCGTCGGTGTGTGTCATAGGTGCGGGCCTGTCGGGGCTTGCGGTAGCGCACGCTCTCTCGGACCGGGGGATCGACTTCGTCTGCCTGGAGAAGGCACCGGACGTCGGGGGGATCTGGCGCCAGCCGGGCGCCGGTGAGCGGGGTCCGGCCTATCTGTCGCTGCATCTGAACAGCGCCAAGCAGCTCACCGGTTACGCCGACTTCCCGATGGCGGCCGAACTGCCCCTCTACCCCAGGCACAGTGACGTCGCCGCCTATCTGCGGTCCTTCGCCGAGTGGGCCGGACTGCTGTCCCGTATCGAGCTGCGCACCGAAGTGGTCTCCGTACGGCAGGACGGCGACGGGGCGTGGACGGTCACCAGCCGGGACGCACGAGGCGAGGTGACGGCGCGGCGTTTCGAGCAGGTGATCGTCGCGTCGGGTCACAACACGGAGGCCGCTCTGCCGGATTCGCTGCCGCCGGGCTCCGACTCCTTCGCGGGAACGATTCTCCACTCGATGGACTACCACGACGGCAGCGATTTCGCCGGTCAGCGCGTCGTCGTCGTGGGGCTGGGGGCCTCCGCGGTGGACATCGCCGCGGACCTCTCCCGGCATGCCGCGCAGACGGTGATCTCCGTCCGCCGGGGGCTGCACATCGTGCCCAAGCAGCTCTTCGGCATGTCCGTCGACCTGATCGCCGACGCGCCGTGGTGGAACAGCATGTCCTTCCCCGAGCAGCGGCGCTTCGTCGAGCGGGCGCTGCTCGTGGCGCGGGGCAGGCTCTCGGACTACGGCCTGCCCGAGCCGGACCACCCGATCTTCTCCTCGGCGGTGACCATCTCGGACGAGATCCTCAGCCGGATACGGCACGGGGCGGTGGTCCCGAGGCCCGCGATCGAGTCCGTGGACGGCAGCCGTGTGATCTTCACCGACGGAACCTCGGTGGAGGCGGACGCGATCGTCTACTGCACCGGCTACCGCATGGACTTCCCCTTCCTTCCCGACGGATGCCCGGCGGGCCCGCGGGGCGCGGTCGAGCTGTTCAAGCGGATCGTCGCACCGGACCGGCCCGGCCTGCACTTCGTCGGCCTCATCCGTCCCGTGGGCTCGATCACCCGTCTCGTGGAGGCCCAGTCGCGATGGGTGGCACGGATCGTCGACGGCGACGTCACCCTGCCCTCGGCGGAGGTCATGCGCGAGGAGATCAGCACATATCTGACCGGCATCGAGGAACGCTACGGAAGGACCGAGGGCGCGTCCATCCAGGTGGACGTCGGCCCGTATCTGCGGGATCTACGCGAGTTGCAGGACGCCTAGGTCCTGTCGGCCGACGCCGTACGGCCTGGTCTGAGCGAAGCTCCCGGGGCGGCCTCAGGGAGCTTCGCTGATCGGCGGGCAGCCTCAGTGCACGGCTTCCGGCTGCGGGACCGGCGTGGCGACCGGTGGCCTGACCTCGTACGCCTCCGAGGAGATGTAGACGGTCACCCGCGGGGGCCGGCCCTGCTGGTGGGCGAGCCCGAGATAGGCGATGAGCCCGACGCCGTCCTGCAGCTGACGCGAGGTCACGGCGGACAGTGACCGGACGAGCGGTGCGGCGTCCATGCCGTACCGGCCGAGTACGGTCACCGCTCGGTCGAGCGCCTCGCCGTCGTGCCGGGCGTAGTCCCGGACCGGGACATACAGCGTGAAGCCGCTCGGCATGCCGGTCGCCGTCTCGGTGAAGGCGTGGCAGGACTGGACGGGACGGCGGTCGAGTCGCGGATCCTGCCCCGCCTCGACGTCGGCGGCGTCGGTGCCGTGCCCGGCCGCCGCGCGGAAGAAGGTCTGGGTCTCCGCGCCCGGCGGTCCGCCGTCCATGCGGGACAGACCGGCCGCCTCCGGGGCCGACAGGTCGTGGTGGGCGAGGTAGATCTTCACCCGGGGTTCTTCCCAGTCGCCCAGGTCCAGAGCGAAGAACAGGTGGCGGTCGCCCTCCGGCAGCGCCGCGAACGCCTGCCGGTGGCCGAGGCGCCGCAGCGCCTCGCGCACCGTTTCGGCGGAACGTTCCGGACCGGACGCCGCCGGGTTCAGATACACCTTGATTTTGGGGACGCCGCCGGGGCGCAGCTCCAGCGCGCACCACAGTGCCAGGGGGCCCTGCGGGGCCGAGGGGAAGAACAGGTCCTCGAGCGCGTCGAGCCGATGGGTGTCGAAGCCCCAGCGTTTCGCCATCTCACGGACGGCCTGCAGTCCGGTGTGCCCGTTCTGAGCCAGGGTGTCTGCGCCGCACCCAGGTTCCAGCAGCACCCGCAGGGTCGGGGCCGCGTTCGGCACGAAGGAGAGCGAGAACTCCACCGGCGTGTGGTCGTCGGAGAGGAACGAGTGGTCGGGGGGCGGCAGGTGGAGCGGCCGCTCGGCGACGGGGCCGAGCGCCGTGAGCAGTGTCCGTGCGTAGGCCGCGGAGTCGGCCCCGCCCAATCCAGCGGCTTCGCACAGCCGCAGCAGCTGTCTCGCCGTGTGACCGCCGAGCGTTTCCGCGTCGGGGGTCTTCGGCGCACCGGGCCGGAACTTG includes these proteins:
- the hisC gene encoding histidinol-phosphate transaminase gives rise to the protein MVRVRSSLAELPAYVPGRKLPGAAALASNESPYGLLPGVAGRLAELAGGVSRYPDMSADSLVRAIARHHGVEPERIAVGAGSSEVCGQLLHAVVGPGDEAVFGWRSFEAYPILTAVAGGTAVRVPLRDHALDLDAMAAAVTDRTRLVFVCNPNNPTSTAVGERALRDFADRVPEHVLIVVDEAYREYADPALVPDGLDLLGDRPNVVVLRTFSKAYGLAGLRVGYCVAQPEIAAHVRKTQVPFSVSALAQEAAVVALGERAEVARRAALTVAERERVTGRLRTLGFEVPDSQANFVWLPLADDSAGFALHCLDGKVVVRPFPREGVRVTIGLPEENDALLALAATWRG
- a CDS encoding glycoside hydrolase domain-containing protein gives rise to the protein MPHPHPVLRRFLAASSACVLGGTVALAFAPVAAAEPATPVGYPAGASATRYSGLAFDACTAPPLATLTAWNASPYRALGVYVSGVNRTCAQPQLTAAWVASASRLKWRLLPIHKGLQPPCGARPTDAKISTSPATARSQGTAAATQAVTAAKALGMLPGSALYNDIEHYSQTDSVCRTAVLTYVSAWTKELHRLGYVSGVYMNLNLGAKQLADVYTSTAYARPDALWIARYDGVDSLKGWTGIADSKWAVHQRAKQYRGGHDETYGGVTLNIDTDRLDAPVATVAYPYKVTSSTTLNGRTGPSTSYPVAATYAPGSSVKIVCQTAGSKVGTTSVWDKLSTGTYVSDYYVGTPSKTGYSAPLPRCTYPYQVTSAGGLTERSGPGTGYAAVGTSPGGALAWVTCQRAGSAVGTTKVWDRLDNGHYVSDYYVATPSNTTYSKPVPRC
- a CDS encoding nucleotidyltransferase domain-containing protein, whose product is MTVKNILLSGVVGSTAYGLAREGSDIDRLGLFAAPTEELHGLHAPKESHVTTAPDRTLHEAGKWCRLALGGNPTVMELVWLPDEMYEVRTPLGDELIGIRTSLLSARRVRDAYLGYATQQFRRLYDRGAGSSSGTGSEDERRRRRAAKHARHLRRLCTQGYELYATGRLTVRVEDPDGYHRFGEEVAADPEAALPLLRRFEDAFAETRSVLPERPNEAAAEAWLRRVRRHFCTPERALV
- a CDS encoding LysR family transcriptional regulator, with product MESNAPVPPAAAGTVHQLDLNLLRTFLAVYRSGSFTGAAQLLGLSQPTVTTQMRTLERQAGRELFERLPRGVAPTAVADELAARVAAPLDELATVAGPDPVAGRPADPVHLAGPAEVLCTRALPALAPLVAEGVRLRVAMGLTEPLLDELRSGRHDLVISTIRPRGRTLTAVPLADEEFVLVAAPVWAERLKERPPADAPAVLHSVPLVSYAEDLPIARRYWRHVFGRRLSCPAAMTVPDLRGVLSAVVAGAGFTVLPRYLCLDELASGALVPLHEPEDPPINTSFLVQRPGASENPDVARVRELLLSAGRTW
- a CDS encoding type 1 glutamine amidotransferase domain-containing protein, coding for MSKILFVMTGADHWTLADGTKHPTGFWAEEAVTPYEAFKAAGHEIVVATPGGVVPPVDKGSLAAEYNGGQENADRVAGTLAGMTELQHPVRLEDVHLDDYAAVFYPGGHGPMEDLAVDATSGRLLVDALDSGRPLGVVCHGPAALLAAEKDGANAFAGYRVAAFTNAEEIQGGLAGKARWLLQDRLTEAGVEVQVGEPWSPHVIVDRNLVTGQNPASSAALAEELLKKLA
- a CDS encoding flavin-containing monooxygenase; the encoded protein is MGGALGKSAAASVCVIGAGLSGLAVAHALSDRGIDFVCLEKAPDVGGIWRQPGAGERGPAYLSLHLNSAKQLTGYADFPMAAELPLYPRHSDVAAYLRSFAEWAGLLSRIELRTEVVSVRQDGDGAWTVTSRDARGEVTARRFEQVIVASGHNTEAALPDSLPPGSDSFAGTILHSMDYHDGSDFAGQRVVVVGLGASAVDIAADLSRHAAQTVISVRRGLHIVPKQLFGMSVDLIADAPWWNSMSFPEQRRFVERALLVARGRLSDYGLPEPDHPIFSSAVTISDEILSRIRHGAVVPRPAIESVDGSRVIFTDGTSVEADAIVYCTGYRMDFPFLPDGCPAGPRGAVELFKRIVAPDRPGLHFVGLIRPVGSITRLVEAQSRWVARIVDGDVTLPSAEVMREEISTYLTGIEERYGRTEGASIQVDVGPYLRDLRELQDA
- a CDS encoding tryptophan dimethylallyltransferase family protein, translating into MTKFRPGAPKTPDAETLGGHTARQLLRLCEAAGLGGADSAAYARTLLTALGPVAERPLHLPPPDHSFLSDDHTPVEFSLSFVPNAAPTLRVLLEPGCGADTLAQNGHTGLQAVREMAKRWGFDTHRLDALEDLFFPSAPQGPLALWCALELRPGGVPKIKVYLNPAASGPERSAETVREALRRLGHRQAFAALPEGDRHLFFALDLGDWEEPRVKIYLAHHDLSAPEAAGLSRMDGGPPGAETQTFFRAAAGHGTDAADVEAGQDPRLDRRPVQSCHAFTETATGMPSGFTLYVPVRDYARHDGEALDRAVTVLGRYGMDAAPLVRSLSAVTSRQLQDGVGLIAYLGLAHQQGRPPRVTVYISSEAYEVRPPVATPVPQPEAVH